A stretch of Aspergillus nidulans FGSC A4 chromosome VI DNA encodes these proteins:
- a CDS encoding uncharacterized protein (transcript_id=CADANIAT00009755) has product MGGGHAPALALRLARLGCSRMQFAHWQAVTALDVVTEVLLVAYSGWAVSTVQIASRKKLMVFLALGCRIVLIPLSALRLYYLKHQLSSQYPTLLGAYTTTTTEIYLSLSIDGISYTDRYARSAYKSKSGTGVSTDSEGNTNRNFSYSYKHSHAGGDRARLVSDAHNEEGPSSSGLQILRSVQWSVVDEAIELDETTRPPAAAQPVYQSLRY; this is encoded by the exons ATGGGTGGGGGACACGCACCGGCCCTAGCTCTGCGACTGGCCAGGCTCGGATGCTCAAG GATGCAGTTCGCTCACTGGCAAGCCGTGACAGCGCTTGACGTTGTGACTGAAGTGCTGCTCGTAGCGTACTCTGGGTGGGCCGTCAGCACTGTGCAGATAgcttcgaggaagaagctcatGGTCTTCCTGGCTCTGGGCTGCCGCATTGT ACTGATTCCCCTTTCCGCCCTCCGGCTATACTACCTCAAGCACCAACTCTCCTCGCAGTACCCGACCCTCCTCGGCGCGTACACCACAACGACAACAGAGATCTACCTTTCACTCAGTATT gacgggATATCGTATACAGATCGGTATGCGCGGTCAGCGTACAAATCCAAGTCGGGAACTGGGGTATCAACGGACTCCGAGGGGAATACGAACCGGAATTTCTCATACAGTTATAAGCATAGCCACGCCGGCGGCGACCGGGCGAGACTCGTCAGTGATGCACATAATGAGGAGGggcccagcagcagtggGCTGCAGATTCTCAGGTCTGTGCAGTGGAGTGTGGTGGATGAAGCTATTGAGCTTGACGAGACTACGAGGCCTCCCGCCGCGGCTCAGCCAGTCTATCAGTCATTGAGATATTAA
- a CDS encoding short chain dehydrogenase/reductase family protein (transcript_id=CADANIAT00009753) yields the protein MQSVLQPIIGPKKTAEDLSGRVAIITGGAFGIGYEISRTFVQNGARVIMVNRKEDQGQEAIDKIKEEAGSDAKIEWVPCDMGNLAQIREVASRFVEKEERLDLLILSAGINVHQYGETHDKIERHFQVNWLGQFYLTNLLWPLLRKTAKLPDTPAPRVVFESSEQHRAAPSGVKFGSLEEINNPDLGPLERYGRTKLAIILGVKYGLLEKVIKPNGDNIYALSVHPGAVNTAMQQQWKDAYPGLFGKLLTTVMLAAGRNVEQGSYSALYAAISPEVEEKGWNGYYLKDVGQPGKESSLASDSVLGAALWDLSHRMIRDILGNDAVADWASA from the exons ATGCAATCCGTTCTCCAGCCTATTATCGGCCCCAAGAAGACGGCCGAAGATCTGTCCGGCCGTGTTGCAATAATAACGGGCGGAGCATTTGGCATAGG CTATGAAATCTCCCGGACGTTTGTACAGAACGGCGCCCGCGTCATTATGGTCAACCGTAAGGAAgaccaagggcaagaagcgATCGACAAAATCAAGGAGGAAGCCGGGTCCGATGCAAAGATCGAGTGGGTGCCGTGTGACATGGGCAATCTGGCCCAAATCAGAGAGGTCGCATCGAGATTTGTCGAGAAAGAGGAGCGGTTGGATCTG CTTATCCTATCAGCAGGCATCAACGTGCATCAATATGGCGAAACACACGACAAAATCGAGCGGCACTTCCAAGTAAACTGGCTAGGGCAGTTTTACCTGACGAATTTGTTATGGCCGCTGCTCCGCAAGACCGCGAAGCTGCCAGATACGCCTGCGCCTCGGGTGGTCTTTGAGTCGTCTGAGCAGCACCGCGCGGCACCGTCAGGGGTCAAGTTCGGATCTCTCGAGGAAATCAACAACCCTGATCTCGGACCGCTGGAGCGATACGGGCGGACAAAGCTTGCTATCATTCTCGGAGTCAAGTACGGCCTTCTAGAGAAAGTCATCAAGCCTAATGGTGACAACATTTATGCTCTCTCCGTCCACCCCGGCGCT GTCAACACGGctatgcagcagcaatggaaaGATGCGTACCCTGGCCTCTTCGGAAAATTGTTGACGACGGTCATGTTGGCTGCTGGGCGTAATGTCGAGCAGGGCTCGTACAGCGCGCTTTACGCAGCGATCAGCCCGGAGGTAGAGGAAAAGGGTTGGAACGGATACTACTTGAAGGATGTCGGCCAACCCGGTAAAGAATCAAGTCTCGCTTCAGATTCCGTCCTGGGGGCCGCGCTCTGGGATCTCAGTCACCGGATGATCCGGGATATCCTCGGGAATGACGCAGTGGCGGATTGGGCTTCAGCATAG
- a CDS encoding putative MFS multidrug transporter (transcript_id=CADANIAT00009757): MTLRQKSEQSSLPRENGAGLDEASLERLGRERPPFFSGAWPEVAFCFSIIMSQILAEYYISGSNVLLPTLIEELDFPPASAIWPSTSLSLAVTSTLLIFGRLTDMFGGYAIYIAGAGWLTISSILCGVSQSWLMLVIFRALQGLGLAAFLPSGVMILGKTYRPGPRKNFVFSLYGACAALGFFIGIFFSGLCSQYLSWRWYFFIGAILSAITTLSSIFYIPRDFKETRGNGATMDWTGLALSVSGSVLFVFAIAHSSYAPEGWRTPYIPVCLVLGVLLLAALTYVEGWVVKNPLLPGDIFAVKYMKPLAIALLFLYGSLGVFLLYAVLYMSDFMGATPFQMVAWTVPMAVGGLILSCVGGLIFHRVSGTILLMISCLGYVGSGLFFAVVPQGGNYWAFIFPSMICGTIGIDISFNLANIFITTNMPKSKQGLAGALINCTLHMGIAVMLGFADIVHTETGYLGARKSYKAVFWYEVGLAAFGLVVVALFVRIKEAKSELTFDEREALAAEKSFLLD; this comes from the exons ATGACGCTTCGCCAAAAGTCGGAGCAGTCCTCACTACCAAGAGAAAATGGCGCGGGTCTCGATGAAGCGTCACTGGAGAGGCTTGGAAGGGAGCGACCACCATTTTTCTCGGGCGCGTGGCCAGAAGTcgccttttgcttctccatCATTATGTCGCAAATTCTGGCG GAGTATTACATATCAGGCTCAAATGTCCTTTTACCGACATTGATAGAAGAGTTGGATTTTCCCCCCGCATCCGCGATTTGGCCGTCAACCTCGCTATCTCTAGCCGTAACTTCAACCTTGCTTATCTTCGGTCGACTCACGGATATGTTCGGTGGTTATGCAATCTACATTGCCGGAGCCGGATGGCTGACGATATCGTCAATTTTATGCGGAGTCTCACAGTCTTGGCTCATGCTAGTCATTTTCCGAGCTCTGCAAGGCCTGGGTCTCGCGGCATTTCTCCCCTCCGGTGTCATGATTTTAGGGAAAACGTATCGACCCGGCCCTCGGAAAAACTTTGTTTTCAGTCTCTATGGCGCCTGTGCTGCGCTGGGGTTCTTTATCggtatcttcttctctgggCTCTGCAGCCAGTATCTTAGCTGGCGGTGGTATTTCTTCATTGGCGCTATCCTATCCGCCATCACTACGTTGTCATCGATATTTTACATCCCTCGTGACTTCAAAGAAACGAGGGGCAATGGTGCAACTATGGACTGGACCGGATTGGCATTATCAGTGTCAGGCTcagtcctcttcgtcttcgctaTCGCCCACAGTTCCTATGCCCCGGAGGGATGGCGCACCCCATATATCCCCGTCTGCCTTGTACTCGGCGTTTTGCTTCTTGCGGCGTTGACCTACGTGGAAGGCTGGGTAGTCAAGAATCCGCTTCTGCCAGGGGACATATTTGCCGTAAAGTACATGAAGCCACTTGCAATTGCCCTGCTCTTCTTGTACGGAAGTCTCGGTGTATTTCTCCTCTACGCCGTTTTATA CATGTCTGACTTCATGGGCGCCACCCCCTTCCAAATGGTCGCCTGGACCGTGCCCATGGCCGTCGGCGGGCTAATACTCTCCTGCGTTGGCGGGCTTATATTCCACCGTGTTTCGGGTACGATCCTCCTCATGATATCCTGCCTCGGCTACGTTGGTTCAGGCTTGTTCTTCGCTGTCGTCCCGCAAGGCGGCAATTACTGGGCGTTCATATTTCCCTCGATGATTTGCGGGACAATTGGGATTGATATCTCTTTTAACCTCGCAAACATTTTCATTACGACTAATATGCCGAAATCGAAACAGGGCCTCGCGGGGGCACTCATCAATTGTACTCTTCATATGGGGATTGCGGTGATGCTGGGTTTCGCGGATATTGTGCATACCGAGACCGGGTACCTGGGAGCTAGGAAGAGCTACAAAGCAGTCTTTTGGTACGAGGTTGGATTGGCGGCTTTTGGACTAGTCGTTGTAGCGCTTTTTGTTAGGATTAAAGAGGCGAAGAGCGAATTGACTTTTGATGAGAGGGAGGCGCTCGCTGCAGAG AAATCTTTCTTGCTTGACTAG
- a CDS encoding putative GABA permease (transcript_id=CADANIAT00009754) — MEVHTKPPRLGTMDVEVHSPAGSHEGGRQAGTVLDDTDMHRMGKVQELKGTDIRRTVPLGLRVRIAAIPEIPQLPYRYLASAIFFPNYAVPVPTDHAAQPGWMSVLAWQAGSASGSFLTGTIIQGLITIRNPDYSPESWHGTLFVFAMIFVIYVFNVYASDAMPVLNNLLMIFHVLSWCVILIVLWAMAPHRTAKSVFTEWSTQGGWNSIGLSVMIGQISAIYGSLSSDATAHMSEEVSNAGRNVPLAIAWGYFTNGIMAIVLLIAYLFSIPSVEDALSDETGFPFLYVFRNAVSTAGVNGLTSIILIPVIFSNIFFNASTSRQTFAFARDRGLPFADWIAHVDKRRKIPVNAIFLSCLISCLLSLINIGSETAFNAIISLNVAALMYSYIISISCVIYRKLKCPETLPARRWDMGSWGLPVNIIGLVYSCFALFWSLWPGQKHVTAETFNWSVVIFGGVFVISLVLGTDATASIQWSFTNNRQSEPFQPAGNGKTQPITSGYGGVFRKSPMNCAPD; from the exons ATGGAGGTGCACACTAAACCGCCCCGGCTCGGGACGATGGACGTCGAGGTCCATTCGCCAGCAGGTAGCCATGAGGGAGGGAGACAGGCAGGAACGGTGCTTGATGATACCGATATGCATCGCATGGGAAAGGTCCAGGAACTGAAG GGCACCGACATCCGGCGGACAGTACCACTGGGTCTCCGAGTTCGCATCGCCGCGATACCAGAAATTCCTCAGCTACCTTACAGGTACCTGGCTTCTGCCATCTTTTTCCCCAATTATGCAGTCCCAGTTCCAACTGACCATGCCGCCCAACCAGGCTGGATGTCCGTCCTCGCCTGGCAAGCCGGTTCTGCATCGGGCTCCTTCCTCACGGGTACGATCATCCAGGGCCTGATCACGATCCGCAATCCGGACTACAGCCCTGAAAGCTGGCACGGAACGCTGTTCGTATTTGCAATGATCTTTGTCATCTACGTCTTCAATGTCTACGCCTCTGACGCCATGCCCGTGCTTAATAACCTCCTCATGATATTCCACGTGCTATCGTGGTGCGTTATACTCATCGTGCTCTGGGCCATGGCGCCCCATCGGACCGCCAAGTCAGTGTTCACAGAATGGTCAACCCAGGGAGGTTGGAACAGTATAGGACTGAGTGTCATGATCGGGCAGATCAGTGCTATCTACGGCTCACTGA GTTCCGACGCAACAGCCCACATGTCTGAAGAAGTCAGCAATGCCGGCCGCAATGTCCCTCTCGCCATAGCCTGGGGCTACTTCACCAATGGCATCATGGCCATCGTCCTGCTGATAGCATATCTCTTTTCAATCCCCTCTGTCGAGGACGCACTTTCTGACGAAACGGGGTTCCCGTTTCTTTATGTATTCAGAAATGCCGTCTCCACGGCGGGCGTCAATGGGCTGACATCGATCATCTTGATCCCGGTGATCTTCAGCAAcatcttcttcaacgcctcgACGTCCCGTCAGACCTTTGCTTTCGCGCGAGACAGGGGTCTCCCATTCGCAGACTGGATTGCGCACGTTGATAAGCGGCGCAAGATCCCCGTGAATGCGATTTTCCTCTCCTGTCTTATCAGCTGCTTATTATCGCTTATCAATATTGGCTCTGAAACGGCGTTCAACGCCATTATCTCGCTCAATGTCGCGGCCTTGATGTACAGCTACATCATCTCGATCAGCTGCGTCATCTACAGGAAGCTAAAATGCCCCGAGACCCTGCCGGCTCGACGATGGGATATGGGCTCTTGGGGGTTACCGGTCAACATAATCGGACTGGTCTATTCGTGTTTTGCGCTCTTCTGGAGTCTCTGGCCTGGTCAGAAGCATGTCACGGCCGAGACCTTCAACTGGAGTGTTGTGATATTCGGCGGTGTTTTCGTCATTAGTCTGGTCTT GGGAACGGACGCAACCGCATCAATACAGTGGTCATTTACAAACAACCGGCAATCGGAACCATTTCAGCCTGCTGGCAATGGTAAGACACAACCCATAACGTCTGGTTATGGAGGTGTCTTTCGAAAAAGTCCGATGAATTGTGCCCCCGATTAG
- a CDS encoding protein artF (transcript_id=CADANIAT00009756) yields MPLTIHLDNYKPCYFGNETIYGRVTFESSSTTNLQDIRLSFTGRSKARIQKVKGSGAPAANYRSKCILFEKEKILVHLNGEALPPGRHEWPFQFSFPTTALSSVEWPEMQPFRGDVNHPLPPVFAIEASDRARKVSCTIEYRIEAQAMKPQRGLFSSTRPLFSEKVRLNFIPDFAVADDRESDRAAEIYRQRKEQVFSIRSMLLLPENKGRSLSTGEKIQGCPMFVGYDSEHGGLFGGIFPRGDHEVNIYYGNQSNSSPSRAIDNGRHISGIRGQD; encoded by the exons ATGCCACTCACAATCCACCTTGACAACTACAAACCTTGCTACTTTGGCAACGAGACTATCTACGGGCGGGTTACCTTTGAATCCTCAAGCACAACGAACCTCCAAGACATCCGACTGTCATTTACTGGTCGCTCCAAGGCACGGATTCAAAAAGTCAAGGGATCTGGAGCTCCCGCTGCAAACTATCGCAGCAAATGCATCTTgttcgagaaggagaagattctGGTACATTTAAATGGAGAAGCCCTGCCACCAGGCAGACACGAGTGGCCATTCCAGTTCTCATTTCCAACAACCGCGCTATCTTCGGTGGAATGGCCGGAAATGCAGCCTTTCCGGGGCGACGTTAATCACCCCCTTCCGCCGGTATTTGCTATCGAAGCTAGTGATAGGGCAAGGAAGGTTTCCTGTACGATCGAATATCGTATTGAAGCACAGGCTATGAAGCCGCAGCGAGGGCTTTTTTCGAGCACAAGGCCACTGTTCTCTGAAAAAGTGAGGCTGAATTTCATACCTGATTTTGCAGTCGCGGATGACCGCGAAAGCGACCGTGCAGCGGAGATCTACCGACAGCGGAAAGAACAAGTCTTCAGTATCCGCAGCATGCTATTGCTTCCAGAGAACAAGGGACGGAGTCTAAGTACGGGGGAGAAGATCCAGGGCTG TCCAATGTTCGTTGGATATGACTCCGAACATGGAGGACTCTTCGGTGGCATCTTCCCCAGAGGTGATCATGAAGTCAATATCTATTACGGCAATCAGTCGAACAGCAGCCCGAGCCGCGCCATCGATAATGGGCGCCATATCAGCGGAATTAGAGGACAAGATTGA